GAGCTGCCCCTGCGCGTGGTCGAGGAACTAGGCCTCTAGGAGCGTCTGGTGACGCCCTGATGTTCCCAGACCTGGGAACACGGAATGTTCCCAGATGTGCGAATGTGATGGTTCCCAGACCTGGGAACAGGCACCTACATATAGGAACATGTTCTCATATGTGGGAACACCGCAGCGCAGATAATACAACTGTTCGGCGAGAATGATCAACGGCAAAGGACCATGAGGAGAACCGTATGAGAAGCTATACCGCAGTAGTCGAAAAGTGCCCCGATACTGGTTTGTATGTGGGATACGTACCCGGATTTCCAGGGGCACACTCACAAGGCGAGACCATGGATGAACTTGCGGCCAACCTCAAAGAAGTAATAGAGATGATTCTCGAGGACGGTGAACCGGAACTTGAGGCGGAGTTCGTAGGCACGCAAAACGTAGTGGTCGCGTAGCCATGGGAGACGTTCCTGTTTTGAAGCCGTCGGAGGTGATCGCCATCCTCGAGCGCCTTGGGTTTCAGGAGGCGAGGCAAAAGGGCGGCCACAAGCAGTTCAGGCATGAGGACGGCAGGGGAACGACGGTACCCTTTCATCAGGGTCGCGACATTTCCCCCATCCTTCTTCGCCAGATCGCGCGAGACATTGGCATGCCCATTCGGGAGTTCCTGAAGTATCGACGAGGCGGCGAACCAGGCCATGGTTCGGATGGCCTCCAGCCTTCGGC
The genomic region above belongs to Thermodesulfobacteriota bacterium and contains:
- a CDS encoding type II toxin-antitoxin system HicB family antitoxin, giving the protein MRSYTAVVEKCPDTGLYVGYVPGFPGAHSQGETMDELAANLKEVIEMILEDGEPELEAEFVGTQNVVVA